One genomic window of Hyperolius riggenbachi isolate aHypRig1 chromosome 7, aHypRig1.pri, whole genome shotgun sequence includes the following:
- the LOC137524057 gene encoding E3 ubiquitin/ISG15 ligase TRIM25-like, which translates to MASADLSEELESPVCLDIYTDPVMLRCGHNFCRVCIDRVLDSQEGSAGYSCPECREKYKERPGLHRNIALRNIAGRFLTTPDQEEAGVHCTYCVDSPVPAVMSCLMCDASLCEKHLRVHSKAPEHVLCAPTTSPETRKCSVHKKILEYYCTEDASCVCVTCTLAGEHRGHQVETLQEASEKKKKKLRNDLQKLMAETKEAEKRVQSLEERRRKAQEKADGETERVTALFRDLRRRLEELEKRVLSDIMRQAEMMSQSYNDIIRQLEIKKAELSRKMRHIEELCHMTDPLTVLQESDTGDLCDTEDRHDKQLHDGEDLDVAGISHTLHTGLADIMSGVIVQKHTDTQATPPLSRPRPQPTPTAQHTQAYPHSSTEDKVLITAELSRPCPHPTPTPTAQHTQAMPPLSRPRPHSSPTAQHTQAYPHSSTEDNVPITAKLPRPRPLPTPTAQHTQAYPHSSTEDKVPITAELSRPRPQPSPTAQHTQRQVGRTHIGAAQQTSRLPVYADILLDVTTAGDNLHISDDRKTASWSPRQNRPDTAERFQHYQVLSSRSFSSGRHYWEVDVGGSLCWRVGMCYPSMARRGDQSLIGDNNKSWGLGGGYIQCSVRHDRKEIQLPDRIPSDRFRIDLDYEAGQISFYALCDPIRHLRTFTATFTEPLHAVLCVWKGCIKISGRSQGV; encoded by the coding sequence ATGGCGTCTGCTGATCTGAGCGAGGAGCTGGAGAGTCCCGTCTGTCTGGAcatttatacagatcctgtaatgctgagatgtggtcacaacttctgccgagtctgtattgatcgtgtgctggactcacaggaggggtctgcaggttattcctgtcctgaatgtagagagaagtacaaggagCGGCCTGGATTACACAGGAACATTGCTCTGAGGAACATAGCAGGGCGTTTCCTGACTACTCCAGATCAGGAGGAGGCCGGAGTCCATTGTACTTACTGTGTGGACTCTCCTGTACCTGCTGTTATGTCCTGTCTGATGTGTGACGCTTCTCTGTGTGAAAAAcacctgagagtccacagcaaggcaccagaacacgtcttatgtgcccccaccacctccccggagaccaggaaatgctccgtccataagaagatcctggagtattactgcactgaggatgcctCCTGTGTCTGTGTAACCTGCACTCTGGCTGGAGAACATCGGGGACACCAGGTGGAGACACTACAGGAGGCctctgagaagaagaagaagaagctgagaaatgatctgcagaaactgatggcagagacaaaggaggctgagaaaagagtccagagtctggaggaacgcaggagaaaagcacaagaaaaagcagatggtgagacagagagagtcactgccctgtttagagacctcaggagacggctggaggaactggagaagagagtcctgagtgacatcatgaggcaggcagagatgatgtCACAATCCTATAATGACATCATCAGGCAGCTGGAGATAAAAAAGGcggagctgtccaggaagatgcgtcacattgaggagctgtgtcacatgactgatccactgactgtcttacaggaatcagacacaggtgacttgtgtgacacggaggacagacatgataagcagctccatgatggagaggatctggatgtggccggcatctcacacacattacacacgggACTAGCTGATATCATGTCTGGGGTAATTGTGCagaaacatacagacacacaggccaCGCCCCCACTATCCAGGCCACGCCCTCAACCCACCCCCACcgcacaacacacacaggcctatCCACATTCCAGTACAGAGGACAAAGTTCTCATCACTGCTGAACTATCCAGGCcatgcccccaccccacccccacccccaccgcacaacacacacaggccaTGCCCCCACtatccaggccacgcccccactcctcccccaccgcacaacacacacaggcctatCCACATTCCAGTACAGAGGACAATGTTCCCATCACTGCTAAACTCCCCAGGCCACgtcccctccccacccccaccgcacaacacacacaggcctatCCACATTCCAGTACAGAGGACAAAGTTCCCATCACTGCTGAACtatccaggccacgcccccaGCCCTCCCCCACCGCACAACACACACAGCGCCAGGTTGGGAGGACACATATTGGGGCTGCACAGCAAACATCAAGGCTGCCAGTGTAtgcagacatattactggatgtaaCCACAGCTGGTGATAATCTACATATATCAGATgacaggaaaactgcatcctGGTCACCACGGCAGAACCGCCCAGACACAGCAGAGAGATTTCAGCATTATCAGGTGTTGAGCAGCCGGAGTTTCTCCTCAGGgagacattactgggaagtggatgttgggggATCATTATGCTGGAGAGtcgggatgtgttaccccagtatggcCAGGAGGGGAGATCAGTCACTGATTGGAGATAATAACAAGTCCTGGGGTTTGGGCGGGGGGTATATTCAGTGCTCCGTGAGACATGACAGGAAAGAGATCCAGTTACCTGATAGGATCCCCAGTGATAGATTCAGGATAgatctggattatgaggccgggcagatctccttttatgccctgtgtgaccccatcagacacctccgcaccttcactgccaccttcactgagcccctccatgctgtgTTATGTGTATGGAAAGGTTGCATAAAGATATCTGGGAGGAGTCAGGGGGTGTGA